Below is a genomic region from Brassica oleracea var. oleracea cultivar TO1000 chromosome C9, BOL, whole genome shotgun sequence.
ACTTAAAGAGTGACTACCAGCTGATAAAAGAAATGAGGTTGAAATACAGTATAACTGAACGAAAGCAAATGTAATGTAATGGTTGGTTTATTGTAAAATTGTTACGACAGAAAGAACTCAAGGGAAACAAAACTTCAACAAATTGAAATTAAGTTACTAAAGAAAACAAATGAGAATAGTACTTCTAGCTCCAAATCTGCTTCAGGACATAAACACAAAACGAAAGAAAGAAACACAGGTCCCTGAGAGAAGTCTCTGCCTCACTCAAAGATGATTTGAGATCCCCATCTGAAAAGCTTTTTAGCCTCAACCAAAAAATAAACACAGACCAGAGATAGGAACGGAACCAAGATGGGGATACTCTTTATCGGTTCTATTCGTTGACTCTCTCCGAGGCTGAATCAACCTTCTGTTTTATCATCGTCTCAGCTTGTTGGATTGCTCTCTGTGATCCTGTGATACTCACTTTCCTGTCATTTTTTTTGCCATTTCACAAGGTTTAGACAAGAGAGGTATATATAACACACTGTTCCGTTATAAACTCTCCAATAATGTTTAACTTTACCTATCAGTGGTTCCAGACATGAAATCACCTCGGTCTGATATTTTAATTCGGGCACCGGTCATCTGAGTGATCTCCATGATGTTTCTTCCTCCACGGCCAAGGACCAATCCTATATGCTCATCCGACACACCAATTGTCACCGTGGTGCTAGCTTCTTCCTGGAATATATATCAAAACACACAGCTTAATAAATGGTAAGAAACGAAAGAAACCATCTACGAGTGTTTTAATACCAAAAAGCCAGTCTAAAGCAATGTCTTGTATTCTCGGGTTGATAAGGAAGTACAGCTTGATTATGTTTCTACTGCTCTTATGAATGGCACCAAACATCTTACTATGGGGAGCTCTAACATGACAGATATGCAATCTCCTATTCTATTGGTTGCTTCACTAAAACCATCAACAATTTCTTTAATAGGCCTACTTCTTAGCAAAGATCTCACATTGGTATACACCTAAATTTTGTAGAAAGGAATTGATTCATAGGATCCATAATAGTAACACCGACAAAGATATATGCATTTACGTAAATAACGTGGCCAATATAAATTCACATGTATATATATATATATATACATATGTGTGTGTGCATAGCAGTATTAATTAATATACCACACTATTCATTCATGTATATGCAAACTAATACAGTACACTATCCATAGCAGTGGCAGCGAGATTTGTTCATATATCTATGCATAAAAAGTGTGGAAGATGGTGCAAAGAGACTAACCTTGTGGTTTTGATACTTTCCTCCAGAACCGTTGTGTGCGTAGTTGGGTGCGTAGTTAGCCGAATTGTATCCCGCTGTTGCAACAGAAGGAAGCACATACGCATATGGATGACCATGAAAACCAGAGTAGGAAAGACCTAAAATGTCGATTTAAAAGGAACTTACAAGAGAAATAAGCTTAACTACAGACAAGCATCATGCACAACCCCAGAAAGAAATCTCATGTGAGATGAAAGATACTAAACCCATTAATACCTTAGTTTACATCTGACAATCTAACACTATTTATCATATAACAAAAAAATTATATTGTCTAATCAAACCCACTAGGATTGGCCACATGAACTTGCCTTGTGACCAAAAAGTCTTTACCATATAACAAAATCTTTTACAACAGATTCAAAGAATAGTCCGGAAATGATCTAACCATTTATTCCATTGCTTTCCCAAATGAATAAATTCTATGCAATCAAAGACATACAGAACACGATAACAAAAGAAGCTTCAAGGAGGAAAATAAAACTAACTAAGGTAGTACTGAGTTGAAATACCTGCATACGAGTATGGGGAATGTATATTCTGGGAGTAATGATCGTCCTCGGTAAGCTTAGCCAAAATTAAATCAATTGCCCGCATCTGCTCCTCGAAGGTTCCAGATAATGTCACTAGCCTATCACTCAACCCATAGTAGGTATTATCCAGAGGTGATATCTTAATCCCAGCTTTAGACTCCTCAATGAATGACCTGTCTCAATAGAAAGAAATGTCTTAACGGTTGGTGACAGCAGTACTACTGATGTCAGTATCCCCAAAACTAAAACAAAAAACATACAACGCCATATTCTAGAACTTCAGAGAAATTAAATATATCCCAGACTAACAGTAATATTTCAAACTGAGTCATCTCTAATATTCAGAAACCTCTTTACACCTGCTATAGGGTCTCGACTTGTATATGCATGAATTCAGAAAAAATACTTGCTCTCTTAAAATGAATCAGAGAAAATTTGAACACGGAAAAAAAAGCACGAACATGACCAGATACGTTATAGATGTTAGTTGGTGGTTTAGCGTACTACAGTATATGTTGTTAAGTGAAACAGGCCATGGAAGCTCTCAGTCTCAGACAACCTCAGAGAATTGAAAACAAAAACTTACTTGATGGTGGCTCCTCCTTTTCCAATAATGCCTCCACAAGAGCTGTTAGGAACCACAAGTCTTAGTCTTCTCCTAGGCTCAACATCACTACCCTCTTCAGCATGAAGCTAAACAAACAAATAGAAAAGTCAAAAAAAATATTTCATAATATAAACACATTAGTTAAACACAGCTGTGAAATAAAATACAAATTAGTCAAACACGACTCGAGAAAAAAAAAGATTACCTCACTGTGCAATTTTTCAAGGATAAGTTCCAGTCCACTGACAACTTCTTTAGTCGAGCCCGAAATCATGATGATTCTATCAGTCGTCCCAGGGAAAAACTCTTGGTTACGCGAGAGCTGGATCCGAGCACCTGACTTCGCCTGAAACTCAGTGATGGTCGAGCCTCCTTTCCCAATTACTGAACCAGCCGCCGCATTGGATACAAGAAACCGAATGTGTGTTGGCTTCTCAGCAGAGTCTGAAAAAGGACGAAAGCCATTATAGAAAGAAAAAGATAACATCCTCATCAGTATTGAGCTAAAAATTAAAAAAATCAAATCCTTACGAGAAAACATACAACCTCGATTATATATATAAGCTACCAGAGATCATAGAAAAATACTACATGAGAAATGAGACTGATCTAACTCACTCACAGAGAATATAACAAATGTTTTTTTTCCTACGTATCACTCTTCACGTTCTACATAAATTAACAAGATTTTCTTTAATGACTGAACTAAAAAGTAAGGCTTACAAACCGCACCTGTTAACAAAAATTTATACATATATACCATATATATAGACGTTTTTATTACTGTTTTAAATTTTTTAATTGCATTAAGTGTAATTTAAGCATGCTTAAAAATGAAATCAATCCTCACAGAAAATATCCATTAATGATTAAACGGATCCGATTCACGAAGGTGATATGCCCAAACATTCGAATTAAGAGTACACGAAAATGTATTATCATTGTTCACCGAATCAAAAAGATCAGATCGGATGGGGAGATACCAGCTTCCGAAGAATCATGCGGTTCATGGGATCCCTTGGTAAGCTCTTCAGGGGAAGCTGCCGCATATGAGTCGGTGGAGTCCATTGCCGCTGCAGAGAAATCAATCAATCCACATTACAAATACATCGAACAAAACGAATTAGAGAGGAAGAGATAAGACTCGTTCGTTCGAAATCTGAGATTGAGAGAAAGAGAGAATTCAAAAAAATTACCTGTCCTCGCACAATTCGAATCTCCTCCGTTCAAGCTTGTGGTTTCTGAATCTGAGAAAAGAGTTTAAAGTCTTCGATGTGCGTCTCTCGGATGGATTCCTCGGCTTCGTCGTCTTTGTCGCCGAGCGGTTTGTGAAGTGAAGGAAGGTGGCTCTGCTCTATCTATCCACTAGGCTTTTGCTTATTCCATTATTTTATTAATTCTTTTTTTTATTTTAATATTATTATTGACCGCCTCCTCTCTATCTCTCTTTTTCTTTAATTAATTAACAACAACTCGCCTTAATTTGCTAATAACTCAAAAATATTAAATCAAGTAATCAACTCAACTTCCTTTAAATTGCAAATTAGCTCTGAAATTAAACATATTTAATAAAACACAGCAAGATATTATAATAATATTATTTATTTATTTTCTTAGTTGTTGTGTGATTATTTTACATACAGTACTGTTTCCAAAAGATTCATGTTTTAAAAAAAAGGTTCGTTTCAAAAATATATATTTTTTACAGTTTCAATGCATAAATTAATTGTAAATTGTAAATTTCAGAAAACATAATTGTGTTTATTAAAATTTTATTGCTAAAAATTATGAAAATAGTTAACTACGAAAAATAATGTATTGATAACTAAAATCAGATATTTTGTTTAATAAGTGTGAAAATCATAAAACATATTTTTTAAAAGCAGAAAGAGTAATACATTTTAGAATTGTACGACCCTTGAATTGTTCATCAAAGTTGACGAAATACAATAATAGATAGTTAGATTAGATACCATTAATGATAATGCATGTTTATGATTTGGATTGATCAATTAATGAAGTGGAAATATTTGGGATGATCGGAGTTGTAGCTTTATATTTTTGCTTTAGAAATAAAACTGTAGATTTTTTTGTTGTGGAGGCTGTAGATAATTTTGATGTAGAATATCAACTGTACATTTTAAAAGATTCAATAAAAATAAGTGTTTAGATTTATGGCTTTCCACAGGTAAAAAAAAAATAAAAAATTTGTTACTTTAAAAACTCTTTACAAAATATGATTAGTAAAAATTTGGGCTATAGAAATAATTTAGGCTATAGATAGATCTTACGGCACTTCTGAAGCACTCGTTAATTATGATGTGATTTTGTATTTAGTCCTACTATGATGGGAAGTGGCAACCTGTGATTTTGTATTTAGTCTTCAATGTATATACTTTGTCATCATAATTTTCGTGGCATCATAATTTAAATTTGAGGCAGTTACCAAGTTACATTATACCTGTCAAAAAAATCTTACATCATACTTTAGTTTTTAATTACTTCCTATTTAGCATAATTTAGATTTTTGCAAACTATTGTAGTAGTTGGTCATATAATTTCAACCGGAGATCCATGCGGGGCTCTCTAGTTAAAAAGTTCTTGTTGGCCCAGCAATTAAGTAATTTCCAGAAACAAAAGGACTATATATTTAGTTAACGGGCTCTTATTGGGCTTGCCTTCAGTATCCGGCGTATTTTAACAATAGTGAGATAACCTCAGCAAGCTAAAATACGCCGCGAAAAGCTGGTGGTGATGGTGGTGCCACCTCCCGATCTCAGTCGTCCCATAATCTTATCACCATTCTCTCTCCTTCGCTTCTGCGTTTAAGCTGATAAAAGCCGTTAGTCCTTAAACAGCCCCTCATCCTCAAAACGCCGTCGTTTCAGCTATGGCGTTGAGCTCAGCTACTCTTAAACTTGCCTCCTTATCATTCTCGGCGAAGAAGACCAATCGAAATCCGTCTCTCTCATTCACCATCACCTGCTCATCATCCTTCGACGAGCCACCTAAACCTTCGCTCACCTCTTCTTCTACTCCTAATCGCGTCTCCTCGAGCTCCGCCCCGAAAGCTCGATTCGTCGCTCGTCAGAAACAATCCGTCTCCGTTCGCCAGCTCCAACGACCTCTAAGTAAATACTAGCTTGATCTGAAACTCTGAATCTGGAACGGATTGTTTTGATTTCGGATTTGATTTCTTTTTGTTGCAGTTGAGTATATGAGCTTACCTGCGAGTCAGTACTCGGTGCTAGACGCGGAGAGGATTGTGAGAGTTGATGATAACACGTTCAGATGCTATGTTTACACCTTCAAGTTCTTCAACTTCGAAGTCTGCCCGGTGCTGCTCGTCAGGGTCGAAGAGCAGCCTAACGGCTGCTGCATCAAGCTCTTATCCTGCAAGGTTGTCTCCGTTTCTTGGAATGAATCAAATAGAAAAACTTGTGACAAGATTGTGATGTTTTTTTCTTGTGATATATAGCTTGAGGGATCTCCTGTTGTTGTTGCCCAAAATGATAAATTTGATGGTAAGCATATATCCATTATATGATTCGAAGGCTACTTTCTTATGGAAGTTGACTAATTCTATTTGTTTGTTGAATTGGTGATTGTTGTATGGGGCTTAACGTTTGTTATTTTCTAGTTATGCAGCTTCTATGGTGAACCGGGTATCATGTGATGGGACTCAGGAGGGGTCATCAGAGCAACAGATTACTTCAGACGCAGTCATTGAGGTAGCTAAGTGATTCAGCTTTTTTTTTTTTGCTTAGTTGATCACTGTTGTGTTGTTTCTGAGTTGTTTGGCAATGGTAGGTCAACATCGAGATTCCTTTTGCATTTAGAGTCTTCCCAGTGGGAGCAATAGAAGCGACGGGGACACAAGTTCTTGACCAGATTCTTAGACTCATGCTACCACGATTCTTGTCTCAGGTATATATATTATTACCCTTTAATCGATTATTCTGCATCAACGTTGGTCCCTTAAGCCATCCTTTGTTTCTCTATGACCACTATGTTTTAAAATTGCATGATCATCTAATACCTCTCACTGAAGAATGGCTTCTATTGCTCCCACTGGGATGATTCTTATAATTATGTGATCCTCTTTTCTGCAAATATGTACATATACACGTTCCATTTCCTGAAAATATCATCCCTGCTGTAATCTTGACAAGCTCTTTTACTCGTTTTCAGCTCTCGAAAGACTATCAAGCATGGGCTTCTGGAGACACTTCAAGGCAACCTCTTGGGACCGGCGAGATCTGATAGTAAAGCAAAAGATCGACCTTACCTGGTTCAGAGAAACTTATGCCTCCTGGAGACTGGAGTTTAGCAAATTCTCGATCATTTTAAAATGTTTTATTTGGTTAATACGACGACAAATGAATTTGTATTCTCTGGAATAACTCTTAAACCTTCTCTATAGAAATGCTTGTTTGTTTTGTTTGTTCCTCTGTGTGTGTCACCGTCAACTGTCAATGTTTCTTCTTAATCCAACCAGGAGTTTCTTAAATGTTGGTAAGGCCGGTTAAAATTGACCCGGTTATTGGAAATTTGGATGAGCCAGTACAGTTTCTGAACAGATTTTGTTTGATTGTTTTTTCAGAAAATTTTCCAGGACATGTCGTCTGTCCTATGTCATTTGTTAATGTGTAATTTCTACTTATGTTTATAGGTCCAGATAACGTCATTAACTTCAGATGAAGCTACTAATTTTTATTTTAATCAAAAGTTATATGCAACTTGTACACGTTACCACCCAAAAATATACACAGAAAACTTTACCTACTGACGAAATTCAGCAATGATTTATCAATTATTTTCACCAAAATAAATTATTCTAAAAGTAAAGCAAACATTGATTTAACATTAACGTGTATATATGACGTGCTTGGTAAAAAATACAATAACAAATAATAATTGTGATGAAATTTTACAAACATTAATTAGTTTAATTAGTATATGAATCTATTTCCAAAATAGAAAACAATTTTTTTTAAAGGAGAATAAATAGCAAGCAGATATAAAACGTTAAATCAAACACATTCCTCTCAGCAGAGAATTAGATGCAAAGTTGCACAATATCCAACTTATGCGACTCGGATCATATGAGATACTATTAAACTATATATTTAGTATGAGTGAAAAGCAAGCAAATGTTGTAAGCAATTGAGAGAGAAATCTTCTCTCATTTATCCTCCTACAACGACAGCCATATATCCTAGCTAGTGCCAAATCAAACGTCTCTTCTCTCTTTTCAAGACAAAATCAAGCAAATAATGTTAACCACATAGTTACAAGACAAAAGAATACATTCACATAACGGGGAAACAATAAAGATTGTGTTTGATATAATATATACTTCTAATTTTTTTGGAAATTTTCTCTTGTTTACTTTGCAAATTTTTGACGTTTCACTTCTATGTATCAAATTAAAACTCCAAATATTACATATGTTTTATAACATTGATTCAAATGTTCTTCTGTTGTATTTAGTTACCTCTTAATATTGGGTTTAGTTGATAAATCTTGCTAGCAAGGATATGTAAAAGGTTAAAAAGTTGTTTGTTTATGTAGTTAAAGCAAATGTATAGTCTAGACACACTGCATCAACTCTTTCAAACAAAAAGGTAAAATATCTATGCAAATGTCCACTAGATCTACAAATACCAATTTTAATGCGTCTACGTTAGGATACATGATAGATGTCGTAAAATGTTAAAAACCAAAGTTTGCGTTTGTTCCCTCTCAAATAGAAGGTTGTAGTTTCGATGAATAATATAACAATAGACAAATAGTGTAGTTAGATGAGCTGAATCATATAAAATAAGTTTTCTAATTTTTAGAGATTTTGCTAAAACCCTAAGCAATAATATATGGAGTATTTTATTTCAAGACTTTAGAGATTGTTCCAACCATAGACCCATAGCTCTCAATTCTCATCCTTGATATAATTGCATTGTTTAGTGTCAGGTTAGTTTAGAAATATACAAAAGTTATTGAACATTTGTCTTAAGTTGGTTCGATCAACAATATATGGTCACCCCATTTTGTCGACGATGCAAAACTGTCAAGACAGATCTCTAAAACATTAGCAATTACCTCTTCTAAACACAATAATAATGTAAACATCATCATGATAAACATAAGAAGAAAAAGATGAGTGGATGTTAGAAAAAGAAAACGCACGTTGTAGAACTTGAAGTGAGCGAAAGACGTATGTGATTGATGAGACCTAACATAGACCCAAAATCCATGCAACCTTGTGTTTCGTCCCAATGCATTTGTAAGCTTTATCATAGACATTTTCCTATTGTTTTATTTTATAATATTATGAAATATTATTTAACAAGATGGCCAAAATATCAAATAATTATCGAGAAGACTGAAAATAATCCCACCATGTGAGAATATATATATATATATATATATTATTTTCTGGATTACTCCATGCATGTGAGAATATTGGTTGGTACAAAACCCTCGCAAAGATCGATCCATGTTATAGCAAAAAGAAATAAAACTTCATAGTATATACATGAAGCACCCAGGTTTATCTGCATAGTATGGTTAAAAATTTTGATGCTATGTTTGGTTTACTATTATTGATGTAACACTGTAATGAGATTCCGTTCATTAGGAAAATTACAAAAAGAAATTAAACAAAAGAAAACTGGCGTATATATAAGGCAATATTAGCAAGCAAATCAATCTAAAAAGGAAAATTGTTTTTATTATGCAAATATTACTTTACTAAAAAAAACCCATTATCCTATCTATAGTATTACATTTATATTTTATCATGTATAAACGTGTTTAAGATTCTACAATGATGTATTTCCTAAAACATCAAGTTTTGCTTAACATTTCAACACATGTACCTCTATACGTACGTAAGAAAGATTTTATATAATTCATATGATAAACAAATGCTAAAAGAATTCCATCACAAATATGGACTGGATATGGTCTTAATTGCATCTTTCATATTATTTAGAGACTTTTCATAATTCTAAACAGTAGAGTAATACATGACGTGGGATGACAGACGCGTACCACGTGTAACAATCGTAGACGGTCCTCGCTTCCTTGAGACTCGCCTGCCCTTGCCTTTTTTTAATTAAAACCAAAGCGAAAAAGTAGACAAAGAAAATTAAAAATAGATAATTCATTTTTTTTAAAAAAAAATTTAAAATAACTACGAGAAAAAGACAATTAAGGAGTGATTTATATTAAGCTTAATCGCCAGCTTCGCTCTTAAAAAGTTAAAACATTCGTTTCTCCTCTCTCTCTCTCTCTCTTCCAAATCTCTCTCTCCTCCCTTTGTCTTCTTATTTATTATGTTTCGCCATTGACGAAGAACCACCCAAGAAGAGAGGTACGTCTCTCTAAATCTCAATTCCGTAATTGATTTCAATTTTCTTCCTAATTAGAAGTGTAATTCGCGTTTCAATTGTTCAATTTGGTAATGACATTTGGGGATTTTAGGGTTTCCATCGAAGCGCGACGATGACAAGCATCCAACCTCTGCAGCAAAAATCAGATTCCAGAGACGATGCTCGCGCCGAGTTCGAGCGAGGCTTCGAGGAGTTCATGCGCGGTCACCTAGACGATTGCATCTCATTTCACAACCAAGAAGACGAAGACGACGACGACGTCAACGATCAGCTCGTGAGGAGGAGACGACTCGAAGGTGAATCATCCAGAAGGCGCCAGTCTCAGATTCTCAGCCGCTGGGCCGCGAGGCAGGCCCAGGAGATGATCACCACCATCGAGAGGAGGAACCGCGAGTCCGAGCTGATCGCGCTCGCCGGTTTGCAGACCGTCTCCATGCTCGATTCGTCTTTCCTCAGAGAGTCTCAGTCCACTACTACGAGGCGTCAGGAGAGGCCGAGGCCGAGGCCGAGGCCGAGGCCTAGGACTCAAACGGCGTCGTCTGGGATCTTGCAGATGTGGAGGGAGCTGGAGGACGAGCACGTGAGGGCACGTGAGAGGCTGAGGCATCAAAGGAGCGTTGAGTCGAATAATACTAACCTGTCTAGCTCTGTTGCTTCGGAGAATAATGAGAGTGAGAATGAGTATGGGTCTTGGTCACGTGATAGGAATGAGCACGTGGATAATAATAATAATAATGCTTCTAGTAGAGAACAGTCTCCTGATCTTGGAGACGGTGAGAGGGAGAGGGAGAGGGTGCGGCATATTGTTCGTGGATGGATGGACAGTGGGATTAATGATCATTCATCTAGTGTAACGCAGAGAGACAATAACAACCGTAGAGGGGAGTGGCTAGGTGATACTGAGCGGGAGAGAGTCAGGGTTATAAGGGAGTGGATGCAAGTGACGAGTCAGCAGAGAGGAGGAGGGGGGCGTACAAGTACAACGCCGAGAGAAGATCAGGGGTCTCTTCTTGTCCCTGAAGCTGACAGGGTGCGTGTAGGGTTAGGTGCTAATAATGAGGAAGGGCAACAACCTCAGCAAGTTCGTAGAGACTTGCGGAGACTAAGAGGAAGGCAGGCGTTGCTTGATTTGCTCACGAGAGCTGAGAGAGAGAGGCAGCGGGAACTTCAGGGCTTGTTGGAGCATCGTGCAGTGTCTGATTTTGCTCACCGTAACCGGATTCAGGTTGGGTTTTTGTTTTTCTGATAGATCTTAAGTATCGTATATTGATGTATAAAACTGCGTAACAATACTCAACACGTATCTCTCCGTGACTGAGCCCAAATCCACTAAAGAATCTCTTTAGGGTCCAAGTACTTACAACATAAAAGTCCCAAGCTTATCCTCCTAATGAGTCTCGTATTTATACTCCTATACTCTGACTCGTGTAGACTCTTTGACTGTAACCAACTTAACCGTCATTCGTAACAGCCAAGTCCACGTCATCTCCCGCTTCAATCTCGTTCTCTAAGACTTCTACCTCTTCACGTTTATTCCTTAACCTCCTTCTCACATAGCGCCTCCAAGGCTTATCATTTTCAAATTATTAGATTCGTATTTGTATCAGTATCTTAGCACCGCAGCTGATCGTTGATTGATTTCTAATGCTTTAAAGCTTTTCTGCAGTCGCTTCTCAGAGGAAGATTCTTAAGGAACGAGAGGCCTGCAGATCAAGAGAGAACTCCATCAACGGCTTCTAGGGAACTTCTTCAGCTAAGAGAAAGACAGACCGTCTCTGGTTTGAGGTAAACATTCCTTTTAATTCATATACAATGGTTAAAACAATTTTCTCTTGCAGCTTCATCCACTTTCCTTCCAGCGGTAAGACTTCAACTCATTTAACACAAAAACATAATTGTACTAGAAACTCGTAAAGGACTATACAAATGTTAGTTTTGATATTTCTGCATATTATTGAAGATAAGGCATAAATAATTTAGTCATCTTTTTCTTTCTGATCTTTTGTTGTCTTCTTGTTTGTTCTTTCATCTTATATTACTACACAAGTACTTTTGGCATTTTGTTTGCTTTTCAAACCTCGCTTTGATTATGTCACAGGGAAGGGTTCCATAGTGGGAGGGAAAGTATTGTCCATGAAAATAGTAGCGACACTGATAACAATAGCACAACTGCTGTAACAATTGCTGTCACCGCTCGGCATATAACCGATGATAGTTCAAGAACTTCTTCTAGACAAGGGAATAACAGTCCCCTCTTGCATGATGACTCGGTTAGGTCGGAAAGCAACCTAGCAAATGAAGATAGAGATTGGGAAGAGGATACCAATCAAAGAAGGGTTTGGCAGGAAGATGTCACAGCAGACGAGAGGCTAAATCTGCAGCAAACAACGTTGACCCAATCTAGTGATTGGGGAAATGGTAACGCAGATATAAACCATGATGAGACTTCCGTCAGTGACCTACACCGAGAAGCCTCTGGAATTACAGATGATGAAGGTCACACACAAGAAGGTCATGGTGTTTGGCATGAGGATGTCCCTAGACAATCGAATGGGAACTGGACTGAGACACGGTCAGAAGCCCCAAGGACTCGCCGTGTAGTACCATTGAGAAGATTAAGTAGGTTTCATCCACCTGAGGATGACAATGTTTACAGCATGGAACTCAGGGAGCTCCTAGGCAGGTACTTAAAAAATGGATTTGTTTTATTTCTTTTATACTTTCTTTGTTTTCTGTCAGTGTAATATGATTTCTACTGTCATTCCTGTTTGTAGGAGAAGTGTTTCTAATCTACTACATAGTGGGTTCCGTGAAAGTCTGGATCAACTGATACAATCATATGCTGAAAGGAGAGTTCACACTCATGATGACTGGGATCTGCACGATAACCTGCAAACAGCAATCCCAGATTCTCCAGAGCGTGATAGAGACCACCAAGTATTTGTACAGAACGATAATCAGCTTAATGACATCAATGGTCCACAAATGCTTCCCACCCCACCCGTGCCACCACCCCAGCCAATATGGCACCACTCTAGCTGGTCTCGCCACTCTATGCATCGGTCTGAAATGGTGGGTTTTAGCCTTGAGCCTGTAACTGATTAATGAATGGTCTTGATTGAGTACCATAAGTTTGGTAAAAGGTGTAACATAGATATACTGATCTTCTTTGCTTGCATTAGGAATGGGAGGTAATGAACGACCTAAGAGGAGACGTAGCAAGACTGCAGCAAGGAATGAGCCAGATGCAGAGGATGCTCGAAGCCTGCATGGATATGCAATTAGAGCTGCAGCGTTCGGTTAGACAAGAAGTCTCTGCAGCCTTAAACCGATCTGCAGGTGACCAAGGTCAGTGGCTAGTTTATCCAACGAACTTTAATTTGTTTCTACATGTACTGATCTTTTATACATAGTATTTAAGGAAATGAATGATGCAGCAGGTATGAGCGCGGAAACATCAGAAGATGGATCAAGATGGATCCATGCAAGGAAAGGGACTTGTTGCGTCTGCTGTGACAACCACATTGATGCTCTCTTGTATAGGTAACTAACTATTTGCTCCAAATTTTTTTTGCTCGTTCTCTCGCTGGCCAAAGCTCAGAACT
It encodes:
- the LOC106312885 gene encoding protein BTR1 isoform X2, whose amino-acid sequence is MDSTDSYAAASPEELTKGSHEPHDSSEADSAEKPTHIRFLVSNAAAGSVIGKGGSTITEFQAKSGARIQLSRNQEFFPGTTDRIIMISGSTKEVVSGLELILEKLHSELHAEEGSDVEPRRRLRLVVPNSSCGGIIGKGGATIKSFIEESKAGIKISPLDNTYYGLSDRLVTLSGTFEEQMRAIDLILAKLTEDDHYSQNIHSPYSYAAGYNSANYAPNYAHNGSGGKYQNHKEEASTTVTIGVSDEHIGLVLGRGGRNIMEITQMTGARIKISDRGDFMSGTTDRKVSITGSQRAIQQAETMIKQKVDSASERVNE
- the LOC106312885 gene encoding protein BTR1 isoform X1, with protein sequence MDSTDSYAAASPEELTKGSHEPHDSSEADSAEKPTHIRFLVSNAAAGSVIGKGGSTITEFQAKSGARIQLSRNQEFFPGTTDRIIMISGSTKEVVSGLELILEKLHSELHAEEGSDVEPRRRLRLVVPNSSCGGIIGKGGATIKSFIEESKAGIKISPLDNTYYGLSDRLVTLSGTFEEQMRAIDLILAKLTEDDHYSQNIHSPYSYAGLSYSGFHGHPYAYVLPSVATAGYNSANYAPNYAHNGSGGKYQNHKEEASTTVTIGVSDEHIGLVLGRGGRNIMEITQMTGARIKISDRGDFMSGTTDRKVSITGSQRAIQQAETMIKQKVDSASERVNE
- the LOC106313704 gene encoding uncharacterized protein SYNPCC7002_A1590-like; this translates as MALSSATLKLASLSFSAKKTNRNPSLSFTITCSSSFDEPPKPSLTSSSTPNRVSSSSAPKARFVARQKQSVSVRQLQRPLIEYMSLPASQYSVLDAERIVRVDDNTFRCYVYTFKFFNFEVCPVLLVRVEEQPNGCCIKLLSCKLEGSPVVVAQNDKFDASMVNRVSCDGTQEGSSEQQITSDAVIEVNIEIPFAFRVFPVGAIEATGTQVLDQILRLMLPRFLSQLSKDYQAWASGDTSRQPLGTGEI